The Chryseobacterium geocarposphaerae genome has a window encoding:
- a CDS encoding quinol:cytochrome C oxidoreductase, with the protein MYSFSPKLKSTSIILLVVGLVLFGIGFFMNKGLSTEKIGEMMEAVHASGHTAPTHSSEMVGPQDQAAHLEHATLQVHNQPLAAIHFVAVFFFGVSCCVLFFYSIQHAAHAGWPIIITRVMEAIASYIPWGGAILIILMILNITHNGHLFHWMDPELTDPESAHFDVILFEKKRFLNIPFYAVRTFIYVLGASFFAWKLKAQSKKVDETKSKVDYQMLYRWAVGYIAFFGFASAAWAWDWLMSIDPHWYSTMYIWYSMVSCLSSGIAVIILLSVYLKKNGFLPQFNDNHLHDLGVFLFATSMLWTYTWFAQFMLYWYANVPEEVNYFFGRFQHYSPTFLPMLIVNFLLPLLVLVSSSIKRNYKVVTTMAVVVICGHILDYFNMVMPGTVGPYWNTPEVFLLVAGAILFVAGLFMFTVLSALSKLKLIPTGNPFLHESEIYEYPF; encoded by the coding sequence ATGTATAGTTTTTCACCAAAATTAAAATCAACTTCTATAATCCTTCTTGTTGTAGGTTTAGTTCTATTTGGTATTGGTTTCTTTATGAATAAGGGACTTTCTACTGAAAAAATAGGAGAAATGATGGAGGCTGTTCATGCTTCTGGTCATACTGCACCTACACATTCAAGTGAAATGGTAGGACCTCAGGATCAAGCTGCTCACCTTGAGCACGCTACTTTGCAGGTTCACAACCAGCCTTTAGCAGCAATACATTTCGTAGCTGTATTTTTCTTTGGAGTTAGCTGCTGTGTATTATTCTTCTATTCTATTCAGCACGCTGCACACGCAGGATGGCCAATCATTATTACAAGAGTAATGGAAGCTATTGCTTCTTATATTCCTTGGGGTGGTGCTATTTTAATTATCTTAATGATTTTAAATATCACTCATAATGGTCACTTATTCCATTGGATGGATCCTGAATTGACAGACCCGGAATCTGCTCACTTCGACGTAATCCTATTTGAAAAGAAAAGATTCTTAAATATACCTTTCTATGCTGTAAGAACTTTCATCTATGTATTGGGAGCATCTTTCTTTGCATGGAAACTGAAAGCTCAGTCTAAGAAAGTAGATGAGACAAAATCTAAAGTAGATTACCAAATGCTTTACAGATGGGCAGTAGGGTATATCGCATTCTTCGGATTTGCTTCTGCAGCTTGGGCTTGGGACTGGTTGATGTCTATTGACCCTCACTGGTATTCTACAATGTATATCTGGTATTCAATGGTTAGCTGCCTTTCAAGTGGTATCGCAGTAATCATCCTTTTAAGTGTTTACCTAAAGAAAAATGGTTTCTTACCTCAGTTCAATGATAATCACTTGCACGATTTAGGAGTATTCCTTTTCGCTACAAGTATGCTTTGGACGTATACATGGTTCGCTCAGTTCATGTTGTACTGGTATGCGAACGTTCCGGAAGAGGTTAATTACTTCTTTGGAAGATTCCAACACTATTCTCCAACGTTCTTACCAATGCTTATTGTAAACTTCCTATTACCTTTATTAGTATTAGTAAGTAGCAGCATCAAGAGAAACTATAAAGTGGTTACAACAATGGCTGTAGTAGTTATTTGTGGTCACATCTTAGATTACTTCAACATGGTAATGCCGGGAACGGTAGGTCCATACTGGAACACTCCTGAAGTATTCTTATTAGTGGCAGGAGCTATCCTATTCGTAGCCGGATTATTTATGTTTACTGTGCTTTCAGCATTGTCTAAATTGAAATTGATCCCTACAGGAAACCCATTCTTACACGAATCTGAAATTTATGAGTATCCTTTCTAA
- a CDS encoding c-type cytochrome → MLKMKKNVLRITAVLGLTTVLLNSCGPKENTPLVYFPDMYFPVAYDPLMKAQDAYSDHENEIPAFVKNNGATGLSPVEGSVPQNKDGVFEESLLPKTTDEYNAGYEASKTVTSSPLNPANAEKDIERGKLLFEKTCAACHGVGGDGQGPIVQSGAYSGVPNYADRDITVGSVHYVLTNGRNNMGSYAGQLNAGDRWRVAMYVMSAFKKGAAAPAAAAPATTETTTETKK, encoded by the coding sequence ATGCTTAAAATGAAAAAGAATGTATTAAGAATTACAGCAGTTTTAGGTTTAACAACAGTTTTACTTAACTCTTGCGGACCGAAAGAAAACACCCCATTGGTGTATTTCCCTGATATGTATTTTCCAGTAGCTTACGATCCATTGATGAAAGCTCAGGATGCTTATTCAGATCATGAAAATGAAATTCCGGCATTTGTTAAAAATAATGGTGCAACAGGTCTTTCTCCGGTAGAAGGATCCGTACCTCAAAATAAAGACGGAGTTTTTGAAGAAAGTTTACTTCCAAAAACAACAGACGAGTACAACGCGGGTTATGAAGCTTCAAAAACAGTAACATCTTCTCCTTTGAATCCTGCCAATGCAGAAAAAGATATCGAAAGAGGGAAACTGTTATTTGAAAAAACTTGTGCTGCTTGTCACGGTGTAGGAGGGGACGGACAAGGACCTATCGTACAAAGTGGAGCATATTCTGGTGTACCAAATTATGCAGACAGAGACATTACTGTAGGATCTGTTCATTATGTGTTAACGAACGGTAGAAACAACATGGGATCTTACGCGGGTCAATTGAACGCAGGAGATAGATGGAGAGTAGCTATGTATGTGATGAGTGCTTTCAAAAAAGGAGCGGCAGCACCGGCAGCAGCGGCACCGGCAACAACTGAAACGACTACCGAAACTAAAAAATAA